From the genome of Bacteroidota bacterium:
TACTCGCCCGGCAATGGGCAAAATATTTACGGATGATAACCGCTACGGAATATGGTTGGAAATTGAATTATTGGCATGTGAAGCTCAAGCAGAACTCGGAGCTATTCCTAAAGCATCGGTAAAAACCATTCGAGAAAAAGCAAAGTTCAACATCGATCGTATAAATGAAATCGAAGCGGAAGTGAAGCACGATGTGATCGCATTTCTTACAAGCGTTGGAGAATTTGTCGGTCCGGATTCGAGGTTTATTCATCTAGGCATGACGTCATCCGATGTTGTGGATACTGCACTCTCTGTGCAAATGAAACAAGCAGGGGAATTACTCTTAAGCGATTTATTAGAATTCAGTGATGTTCTCGCCCGTCGTGCAAAAGAATTTAAAATGACCGTTATGATTGGGCGTTCTCATGGCATCCATGCTGAACCGACGACATTTGGTTTAAAACTCGCTCTTTGGTTTGATGAGACCAAACGTAACATCCAGCGACTGAAATCTGCAATTGCAACAATTTCTGTCGGACAAATTTCCGGTGCGGTCGGTACCTTTGCTCATCTCAGTCCTAAAATTGAAGAATATGTCTGTGCTGAACTCGGACTGAAACCAGCACTGGTCTCTACGCAGGTGATTCAACGGGATAGGCATGCAGAATTTTTAACGACGCTTGCCGTGATTGGAAGTTCACTGGACAAATTCGCAACCGAAATTCGCCATTTGCAGCGGACGGAAGTTCTTGAAGCGGAAGAATATTTTTCGGAAAAACAAAAAGGCTCTTCGGCAATGCCGCATAAACGGAATCCGATCACCTGCGAACAGATCTCCGGACTTGCCAGAATACTTCGCGGTAATGCTCAAGCAGCACTGGAAAATGTTGCGCTATGGCATGAAAGGGATATTTCACATTCATCTGTAGAACGGGTGATTGTACCGGATTCCTGCATTGTTCTTGATCATATAATAACGAAATTCACGAATATCATTGATACGCTGCTTGTGTATCCAGAGAATATGAAGCGAAATTTGGATATCACTCACGGACTTTTGTATTCTCAACCGGTGCTTCTTGCCTTGGCGAAAAAAGGGATGAAGCGAGAGGATGCGTATCGAATTGTACAACGCAATGCAATGGAAGTATGGAAATCGAAAAATAATTTCAAAGAAATGTTGAAAGCGGATAAAGAAGTATCAGCGGTATTGAATGATGCTGATCTTGAGGAAGCATTCGATCCGGAAAAAAGTTTAAATAACGTAGAATATATTTTTAAGAGAGTCGGGCTAGAATAACACTTATTACAAAGGAATGATATGGCGCAAAAATTTCAGAATCTTATTAATGGAAAATGGGTTGATGCACAATCCGGAAGAACATTTGAAAACCATAATCCTGCAAATTGGGAAGAGATAGTTGGAATATTTCCAAAATCGGGAAAGGAAGATGTTGACGAAGCAGTAAAGGCCGCACGCGCCGCATATGAAAAATGGCGATTGGTTCCGGCGCCAAAGCGAGGCGATATTATGAGAACAATTGGTGATCTTCTGGTGAAACGAAAAGAAGAGATCGCTCGCGAGATGACGAGGGAGATGGGAAAAGTTCTTGCAGAAACACGAGGAGATGTTCAAGAAGGAATTGATACAGCATATTATGCAGCAACGGAAGGGCGCCGTTTATTTGGTTATACAGTACCATCTGAACTTCCGAATAAATTTGCCATGTCCATCCGTGTTCCAATTGGTGTTGCAGGAATCATCACTCCATGGAATTTTCCAATGGCAATTCCAACGTGGAAAATGTTCCCGGCGATTCTCTCCGGCAATACATGCGTTTTTAAACCGGCAACAGATACACCGCGCACTGCTGATATGTTGGTTGAAATCATGATGGAAGCGGGACTTCCGGAAGGTGTCGTTAATATAGTGCATGGTGGTGGCGGAGAAGTGGGTAATGCAATTGTTTCTCATCTGGATGTTGACTTGATTTCTTTTACAGGTTCAACTGGTGTGGGTAAACAGATTACAAGGGATGCAGCGGAAACATTGAAACGTGTTTCCCTTGAACTGGGGGGAAAGAATGCACAAATCGTCCTTGCTGATGCGGACCTTGATCTTGCATTGGAAGCAGTTCTCTGGGGTGCATTCGGTACCACCGGACAACGTTGTACAGCCACAAGCAGATTGATTCTTGAAGAAAAAATCTATGATAAATTTATGTCCATGCTTGTTGATCGTACCAACAAATTAAAACTTGGAGATGGACTCCTTGCCGATTCACAAGTTGGTCCATGCGTCAACGAAAGTCAGCGGAACACAGTTCAACAATATGTTGAAATCGGGAAAAAAGAGGGAGCAAAACTTGTTGCAGGTGGAAGTATCGCAACGGAAGGAGCTCTTTCCAAAGGATGGTTTCATCAACCGACAATTTTTGGCGATGTTACTCCGGAAATGCGACTTGCGAAGGAAGAAATTTTTGGACCAGTGCTTTCCGTTATTCGCGCCAAAAATTTTGAAGATTCTATCCGTATTTTGAATAATACGGAATATGGATTATCATCCTCCGTTTTTACGACAGATGTCAACAAAGCGTTTACGGCAATGCGTGACATTCAATCTGGAATTACCTATATTAATGCAGCAACAATTGGAGCCGAAGCGCATTTACCGTTTGGCGGAGTGAAGAAGACCGGTAACGGTCATCGTGAAGGCGGATGGACGGTGTATGATTTTTATACGGAATGGAAAGCAGTCTATGTTGATTATTCCGGAAAACTGCAGCGTGCTCAGATAGATAATTACTAATACGAAAACTGTTATTCTTGCCAAGGCTATAACCCTTGGCAAGATCTTCTAACATCCCAATGCACATTCGCAGACAAAAATTTAAATTCTTGAAAGGGATCGATGGCCGTCCGTACATCGTGTCAATGTACGAGCATCAAGAATTTTACTGAGTTTCCTCATACTTTTTCTTCGCATTATTTTGTGTTATCCAAAAGTATGAAAGGAGACTTCAATGTCTGCAACTCTTACCCAGGCGAAAGAAACGATCGCTTCTTCCAATGGAAAGAAAATCTCGTTTACACCAGTCACCATAGCACCGACCGATGTACATAAAACTCTCTCCAAGCATATGCTTGCTGATGGGTTTGATATGGTTATCGATCTGAAAAAGAGTCAAGGTGCCTACATTTACGATTCCCGATACGGAAAAAAATTTCTGGACTTCTTTTCCTTCTTTGGATCGTCCGCATTGGGAATGAATCATCCAAAACTTGCAACACCGGAGTTTATGGAAAAACTTGCCTATGTGGCTTTGAACAAACCATCCAATTCTGATGTCTATTCTGT
Proteins encoded in this window:
- the purB gene encoding adenylosuccinate lyase — its product is MIARYTRPAMGKIFTDDNRYGIWLEIELLACEAQAELGAIPKASVKTIREKAKFNIDRINEIEAEVKHDVIAFLTSVGEFVGPDSRFIHLGMTSSDVVDTALSVQMKQAGELLLSDLLEFSDVLARRAKEFKMTVMIGRSHGIHAEPTTFGLKLALWFDETKRNIQRLKSAIATISVGQISGAVGTFAHLSPKIEEYVCAELGLKPALVSTQVIQRDRHAEFLTTLAVIGSSLDKFATEIRHLQRTEVLEAEEYFSEKQKGSSAMPHKRNPITCEQISGLARILRGNAQAALENVALWHERDISHSSVERVIVPDSCIVLDHIITKFTNIIDTLLVYPENMKRNLDITHGLLYSQPVLLALAKKGMKREDAYRIVQRNAMEVWKSKNNFKEMLKADKEVSAVLNDADLEEAFDPEKSLNNVEYIFKRVGLE
- a CDS encoding aldehyde dehydrogenase family protein, coding for MAQKFQNLINGKWVDAQSGRTFENHNPANWEEIVGIFPKSGKEDVDEAVKAARAAYEKWRLVPAPKRGDIMRTIGDLLVKRKEEIAREMTREMGKVLAETRGDVQEGIDTAYYAATEGRRLFGYTVPSELPNKFAMSIRVPIGVAGIITPWNFPMAIPTWKMFPAILSGNTCVFKPATDTPRTADMLVEIMMEAGLPEGVVNIVHGGGGEVGNAIVSHLDVDLISFTGSTGVGKQITRDAAETLKRVSLELGGKNAQIVLADADLDLALEAVLWGAFGTTGQRCTATSRLILEEKIYDKFMSMLVDRTNKLKLGDGLLADSQVGPCVNESQRNTVQQYVEIGKKEGAKLVAGGSIATEGALSKGWFHQPTIFGDVTPEMRLAKEEIFGPVLSVIRAKNFEDSIRILNNTEYGLSSSVFTTDVNKAFTAMRDIQSGITYINAATIGAEAHLPFGGVKKTGNGHREGGWTVYDFYTEWKAVYVDYSGKLQRAQIDNY